In Arcobacter lacus, a single genomic region encodes these proteins:
- a CDS encoding ABC transporter permease — protein sequence MKNSVFFNFIFLLLVKHKSKHFAIFLISIFIVFLTSSILFIKNSLQQEISEALENQSDFIVQKTIANKIKDIDISLIDKFYEINGVSKVTQRVYGQYYFMPENIYFTIIGIDFFEETTNQDLKELLNFLNISKFLEKDSMIIGNGIKKVLDKYAYFDSYDFKLENENSKNIKIFKDLPKEANLIANDLIIMDINIAKRILDIKPDFATDIVLDVPNPLERQNVKEQILLKESNIRILQKDELKKEYENMFNYKGGIFLILFIVVIFTFILVLYQRYSMISSNDKREIGILKAVGWSIKDIIKLKIIENFIVAFMAFIIGVIFAYIFVFILQAPVLKNIFIGFSNIKNDFILNENIRISNLITLFLFFMVPFLSAVLIPVWKIAVIDATKSMK from the coding sequence ATGAAAAATAGTGTTTTTTTCAATTTCATTTTTTTGCTTTTAGTAAAACACAAATCAAAACATTTTGCTATTTTTTTAATATCAATTTTTATTGTGTTTTTAACTTCATCAATTTTATTCATCAAAAATAGTTTACAACAAGAGATTTCTGAAGCTTTAGAAAACCAAAGTGATTTTATAGTACAAAAAACTATAGCTAATAAAATAAAAGATATTGATATCTCTTTAATAGATAAATTTTATGAAATAAATGGAGTTTCAAAAGTAACTCAAAGAGTTTATGGACAATATTATTTTATGCCAGAAAATATCTACTTTACTATTATTGGAATTGATTTTTTTGAAGAAACTACAAATCAAGATTTAAAAGAACTTTTAAACTTTTTAAATATTTCAAAGTTTTTAGAAAAAGATTCTATGATTATTGGAAATGGTATTAAAAAAGTATTGGATAAATATGCTTATTTTGATTCTTATGATTTTAAACTTGAAAATGAAAATTCAAAAAATATCAAAATTTTTAAAGATTTACCAAAAGAAGCAAATTTAATAGCAAATGATCTGATAATTATGGATATAAATATCGCAAAAAGGATTTTAGATATTAAACCAGATTTTGCAACAGACATAGTTTTAGATGTTCCAAATCCACTTGAAAGACAAAATGTAAAAGAACAGATTCTTTTAAAAGAGTCAAACATAAGAATTTTACAAAAAGATGAACTAAAAAAAGAGTATGAAAATATGTTTAATTATAAAGGCGGAATTTTTTTGATTTTATTTATAGTTGTAATATTTACATTTATTTTAGTTTTATATCAAAGATATTCAATGATTAGTTCAAATGATAAAAGAGAAATAGGTATTTTAAAAGCAGTTGGTTGGAGTATAAAAGATATTATAAAACTTAAAATTATAGAAAATTTCATAGTTGCTTTTATGGCATTTATTATAGGAGTAATTTTTGCTTATATTTTTGTATTTATTTTACAAGCACCAGTATTAAAAAATATTTTTATAGGTTTTTCAAATATCAAAAATGATTTTATTTTAAATGAAAATATAAGAATTTCAAATCTTATTACATTATTTTTATTTTTTATGGTTCCATTTTTAAGTGCAGTTTTAATTCCTGTTTGGAAAATAGCAGTAATTGATGCTACAAAGAGTATGAAATGA
- a CDS encoding ABC transporter ATP-binding protein → MIKIKNLNKVFYENTNKEFYALKDINLNIKKSSCVVLKGVSGSGKSTLLSLIATLQKPSSGEIVVENESIAKLPDFHASNFRARKIGFIFQSFNLFNELSVKDNISLPLIPLGFSQKQIDEKVINTLKLANILHKKDELVSNLSGGEKQRCAIARALVNNCEIILCDEPTANLDYENSKNFIEILKELKELKKTIIIATHDPIFDNLDFVDSEILIKNGQICE, encoded by the coding sequence ATGATAAAAATCAAAAACTTAAATAAAGTCTTCTATGAAAATACAAATAAAGAATTTTATGCTTTAAAAGATATAAATTTAAATATAAAAAAATCATCTTGTGTTGTTTTAAAAGGAGTTAGTGGGAGTGGAAAATCAACTTTATTATCTCTTATTGCAACTTTACAAAAACCATCTAGTGGTGAAATTGTCGTAGAAAATGAAAGTATTGCAAAACTTCCTGATTTTCATGCTTCGAATTTTAGAGCAAGAAAAATTGGATTTATTTTTCAATCATTTAACCTTTTTAATGAGTTAAGCGTTAAAGATAATATTAGTCTTCCTTTAATTCCTCTTGGATTTTCTCAAAAACAAATAGATGAAAAAGTAATAAACACTTTAAAACTTGCAAATATTTTACATAAAAAAGATGAATTAGTCTCAAATCTTTCAGGTGGAGAAAAACAAAGATGTGCAATTGCAAGAGCTTTAGTAAATAATTGTGAAATAATACTTTGTGATGAACCAACTGCAAACTTAGATTATGAAAACTCTAAAAATTTTATAGAGATTTTAAAAGAGTTAAAAGAACTAAAAAAAACAATTATTATTGCAACTCATGACCCAATTTTTGATAATCTTGATTTTGTAGATTCTGAAATTCTTATAAAAAATGGACAAATTTGTGAATAG